The genome window CGATACATCGGGTTTGGGCTCCATCACCATTAACTCGGGCACAATTTCATTATCGCTGTGACCATCCTCCACATGCGCCGAGCCATCCTCGCTGTTATCGTCCAGTTCGATAATATCATAACTGTCCGACGGATCGATGCGCAAGTGCTCCGGATCCGGGTATAGAAAACTGTTGCTGTCATTGTCGCTActgccaccaccaccaccaccacttACATTATTAGGTGTATTAGTCTGGGTAATGTAGGCTTGCGCCTTTTTCACGTTGTACGATTGTGCGGTATTTTGTAAGAAGGATAAATCCTCAGTGAAACGTCGTTTGCGTACATTCGGATTTACCTGGCCCGTTTCTAGTGCCTTAATTTCCTGCAGATAATTGTAGCGTATGTTTTTCCATTTCGTTTGTAGAAAACGTgctgtaaattaaaaaatattacttaAGATTAcggatatttttaaaactgaTACGCAGAAGATCTCTAGCTATGAATTTAGTAGTTCATTATTTTCTAGCACCATCGCAATATCAGATTtcttatatagtatatcaacTTACATGAAGCTCCTAGCTCATTAGCTATGCGATCCCATATGTCCACGCGCACGGGATTGCGTCGATAATGCGGATGGCTCACATCATAGATGGCAGGATTAGCACGAACCAGTTTTATTAGACGATCGTCTGTGGGTTTTTGTGAAAAATCGTTAAAATCTGCGTCACAGTTTATTAGGCATTCTACGTTCTTCGCAGCTGAGGCAgtcacaataacaacaacaacagcaaaaacaataacactAAGAGCAACCCTTAGACCGTCTTCTCTCTATTAAGGGAAGACTGTTGTGTGCTATGACTGAGACTGGGGGTTGATTCTGCACTTTTCAATTGTGTATTGCGCTTACAAAAAGGACGTACTTACCGAACTCTGGCCCCGTTGTCTCACGTTCTGCATAATATCGTTGCATTTTGACTTTGAGTCCAGTTACCAATATTTTGCTTCTTGAAGATTTTTGCGTTTCGATTTGGATTTCCTTACGACTTTCACTGCAACTACTTGTATTTTGCTGAATTAAGCTGCCAGCAATGGAGTCCTTTCTCTCCATTGATTGAACTTTCAATTGCGCATCAATATCAATGAagggttttatttttatttagcaatttctAAAACACCGTTGCGTGCGCGACGTCTTCTGTGCCTCTCtgttttttcagttttgttttacGCGCTCTGCGCACGCTCACTCTACGCGGTGCTGCCAACTGCATTGCATTTCTGCCAAATTGCCAACTTGAAGACCGCTTCGCCgcatttaaaaacatttttagtatattaattttcagtatatttattaatggTTTGGCGGCTACagtttaaaattgtttaagttcaGTTCAAGgtgcatattttgcatttatttacttataaaaataataattatttatttatttcttctcACAAGCttaactttaatattatttttaacaccAAGGGTAATACCGCTGTGCAATATAAGATCTTTGGGATCAAACAAAGGTAAAatcttaaattgttttataatataGATTAATAGGGTTTTGATTTCAAGCATCGCGTACTTTTGACCTATAGCATTAAAGTAAATTAGTGATGTAATAAGTGagaataaaaccaaaacttACCAACGCAATTTCGCTGACCAGCACTAAATGGAATAAAGGCATATGTGTGGCGATCCTTCATGTTTTCAGGCAGGAAACGGTCTGGATCAAACTTCTCTGGATTATCCCAATACTTGGGATTATGATGAAGATCGAATATTTGCACCACAATTTGGGTGCCCACGGGCAAGATAAGACCATTTGGCAATTCGGTTGCGTTCAATGTCTCGCGAGCTATTACAGGTGCTGATGGATACATGCGAACGGTTTCCTTAATAACGCACTCCATGTATTTAAGTTTCGTCAGCTGGTTAATGTCCAAAGTGGTTAGGTCATCTATTGAAAAGCAATTAGTTAACTGAtgatgtaatttaatttttctactCACCATCTATATTTTCCACAATTTCTTGATAGCATCGCTCCTGTTCTTCTGAGTGCAATGAAAGATTCATGAGtgtaaaaattaaacacattGATGTGGTATCAAAACCACCAAACATTAATGTATCGACTTCTTCACAGATGCCTTCATGTTCAATTAGACCATCTTTCTCAGCACATATCAAAGTGTCCAACATGGCAAACCTTCTTTTCTTGTTGATATAactgaatttgaaaaatattaaaaatgaatgaataaaatatacatatgtgacCTACATCCCACATACTATACAAGCGAGAGacttttttattgtaatcCCACTTACATGTCATCATCCGGCATTTGATCTTGACTTCTTTGAAATAGCTCATCTTCTAAAAGAAGGCGACGTTTGGCAATGATTTCACTGGAGAAATCGTGCATTACCTTCAGATAAGGAGCATCTCTACTAGCGGCCAGCCAATTATACATGGTGTTATTATAATGCAGTGGATTGCTTAcacgcataataaataatttttcaacCATTTTCATGCTTTCCCGATAGCGATCGCCTTTCTCAATCATATCATCTAGTTTAATGCCCATTGCCGTTTCTAtaaagcatttaatttttacattgAATTAATTGAAACTTATTAACTTAATGTGTACTCACCACATATACTGTTGAGTGTAAACTTGGGTATAAGATCGGTGACGGATATTACACTCTCGGTTTGATCGTGAAACTGCTCAATGAACTTTAGACTTTCCGCTCtatacatgcatataaaaaataaaaaatttattatttttctgttattttttcatttttaaaacaacTGACTTGAAAACTTCCTCAAATTGACCTAATATATTGAAATGGAATGTGGGTGTTATCATCTTACGTCGTAAATGCCATTTTTGACCTACAATAAAGTAAATGAATTACCTctgttaattattaatttggaTTTCTCCATATATTACCTGATGCGGTTAATAAACCAGTTCGTATAGCTGGTCTCATGAAATTATAAACCATTCCTTTTGTAATG of Drosophila nasuta strain 15112-1781.00 chromosome 3, ASM2355853v1, whole genome shotgun sequence contains these proteins:
- the LOC132790348 gene encoding cytochrome P450 4p1-like → MIATCCLIITASVLLHWLYRVNKDYYILAFFARRVHTKDGRLVEDIAPIPKGKTIFANSFDLYGLDDAGVFKHSRKLAKELGGSYLIYSLGTAVYSVIDPETVEFVVNNTNLITKGMVYNFMRPAIRTGLLTASGQKWHLRRKMITPTFHFNILGQFEEVFKAESLKFIEQFHDQTESVISVTDLIPKFTLNSICETAMGIKLDDMIEKGDRYRESMKMVEKLFIMRVSNPLHYNNTMYNWLAASRDAPYLKVMHDFSSEIIAKRRLLLEDELFQRSQDQMPDDDIYINKKRRFAMLDTLICAEKDGLIEHEGICEEVDTLMFGGFDTTSMCLIFTLMNLSLHSEEQERCYQEIVENIDDDLTTLDINQLTKLKYMECVIKETVRMYPSAPVIARETLNATELPNGLILPVGTQIVVQIFDLHHNPKYWDNPEKFDPDRFLPENMKDRHTYAFIPFSAGQRNCVGQKYAMLEIKTLLIYIIKQFKILPLFDPKDLILHSGITLGVKNNIKVKLVRRNK
- the LOC132790350 gene encoding uncharacterized protein LOC132790350 translates to MERKDSIAGSLIQQNTSSCSESRKEIQIETQKSSRSKILVTGLKVKMQRYYAERETTGPEFDDRLIKLVRANPAIYDVSHPHYRRNPVRVDIWDRIANELGASSRFLQTKWKNIRYNYLQEIKALETGQVNPNVRKRRFTEDLSFLQNTAQSYNVKKAQAYITQTNTPNNVSGGGGGGSSDNDSNSFLYPDPEHLRIDPSDSYDIIELDDNSEDGSAHVEDGHSDNEIVPELMVMEPKPDVSMQFHDSAVNGNGNGSNSHHNTQVSSPASSPLLTPMVVMGNGDEQSQIPQYMKSEYQQSNNTSLSNGEVTIEPIFKSAVTRRSAPVDDIMAKAAKRKAMAAPLPTLTPINDPIELYCLSLVDTLRSMPRSERERVKFEFASILKDAKYKDEA